From a single Rhodococcus qingshengii JCM 15477 genomic region:
- a CDS encoding DUF6474 family protein, giving the protein MGLFKKRKSRATRKAEAKALKHKAEVEAKLNAKSQRKRDKVETKSLKKLEKAEIESQHKIEKAQIATLKAQEKAAANQGLTVAKVRKYLGVARLLAPVLLPIAYRAATAVRAQLDTTRAQKMGIAVDQLGDYTGHGAKLSARIAGAESSVTEILSRKPDDAETQRFAAAIRERLGDLSTAVRAAEQMPQARRKAAHQAISSELDGVEADLLARLGVR; this is encoded by the coding sequence ATGGGGTTGTTCAAGAAGCGAAAGTCTCGTGCCACCCGCAAGGCGGAGGCAAAGGCTCTCAAGCACAAGGCTGAGGTCGAGGCGAAGCTCAACGCCAAGAGCCAGCGTAAGCGCGACAAGGTCGAGACCAAGTCGCTCAAGAAGCTGGAGAAAGCCGAGATCGAGTCACAGCACAAGATCGAAAAGGCGCAGATCGCGACCCTGAAGGCGCAGGAGAAGGCCGCTGCGAATCAGGGCCTGACCGTCGCCAAGGTGCGTAAGTACCTGGGAGTGGCACGTCTGCTTGCCCCCGTTCTCCTGCCGATCGCTTACCGCGCAGCCACGGCGGTGCGCGCCCAGCTCGACACCACGCGTGCACAGAAGATGGGCATCGCCGTCGACCAGCTCGGTGACTACACCGGTCACGGCGCGAAGTTGAGCGCTCGTATCGCCGGCGCCGAGAGCTCGGTCACCGAGATCCTCAGCCGCAAGCCCGACGACGCGGAGACGCAGCGTTTCGCCGCCGCCATCCGTGAGCGCCTCGGCGACCTCAGCACGGCAGTTCGCGCTGCCGAGCAGATGCCGCAGGCTCGCCGTAAAGCAGCTCACCAGGCGATTTCTTCCGAACTCGACGGCGTCGAAGCAGATCTGCTCGCACGTCTCGGCGTGCGCTAG
- a CDS encoding TM0106 family RecB-like putative nuclease, whose product MIDSGALTRCRHRVRLDGLFPGKSASEPVDTGVKQRQDAAIAKRAEIAELVIGAAPERWVKINPDQSASAQARDTLAACEAGADRIWGAVLPVERDTGRKGRCEMLIRDDEGGGYIPVIVVNHKVTDPGQGAITSGLFEWEPAADPKRKVRSQVRDQMRVAQVYRMLERRGLASPSLTAGAIGYNGDCILVHDLSAILDDYDKRFADRIAVARGEVLTSPSQVSECKSCPWWTECKQELVRNRDVSLVAVGSRAELLRDVGCNTIDQLAAWDGEPLEDWPHGNFDDAVVIAKAWLVDAPLVRRFEKISVTRADIEIDVDMESYQEHGAYLWGTLLNVGGFSMYRGFATWDPLPTRDEARSFAEFWGWLMAERAAAAASGKTFAAYCYSRSAEDKWLLDSARRFAGEPGIPSKDEIREFIDSPQWVDIYQAVSDQFICPNGKGLKKIAPVAGFNWRDAEAGGEASMAWYREAVGYDGEPDETQRTRILQYNEDDVIATKVLREWMTDRAEKEIPLASEL is encoded by the coding sequence ATCATCGATTCGGGGGCGTTGACCCGATGCCGTCATCGGGTGCGTCTGGACGGGTTGTTTCCCGGGAAATCGGCTTCGGAACCCGTCGACACCGGCGTCAAGCAGCGCCAGGATGCCGCGATCGCGAAGCGCGCGGAGATCGCCGAACTCGTGATCGGTGCTGCTCCCGAGCGTTGGGTGAAGATCAACCCCGACCAATCGGCGTCGGCTCAGGCTCGCGACACCTTGGCTGCCTGTGAGGCCGGCGCGGACCGGATCTGGGGCGCGGTCTTGCCGGTCGAGCGCGACACCGGACGCAAGGGTCGCTGCGAAATGCTCATCCGTGACGACGAGGGTGGCGGGTACATCCCCGTCATTGTCGTCAATCACAAGGTGACCGATCCCGGCCAGGGCGCGATCACCTCGGGGCTCTTCGAATGGGAGCCCGCGGCCGATCCCAAACGCAAGGTCCGCAGTCAGGTCCGCGATCAGATGCGCGTCGCGCAGGTCTATCGGATGCTCGAGCGTCGTGGGCTGGCGAGCCCGTCGCTGACGGCAGGCGCGATCGGATACAACGGAGACTGCATCCTCGTCCACGACCTCAGCGCGATTCTCGACGATTACGACAAGCGTTTCGCCGACCGTATCGCTGTGGCCCGCGGTGAGGTGCTGACGTCTCCGTCACAGGTGAGCGAGTGCAAGTCGTGCCCGTGGTGGACCGAATGCAAGCAGGAGTTGGTTCGCAACCGCGACGTCAGCCTCGTCGCTGTCGGATCGCGGGCCGAGCTTCTGCGCGACGTGGGCTGCAACACGATCGATCAGCTGGCCGCCTGGGACGGTGAGCCGCTCGAGGATTGGCCGCACGGAAATTTCGACGACGCAGTCGTGATCGCCAAGGCGTGGTTGGTGGATGCTCCGTTGGTGCGGCGGTTCGAGAAAATCTCGGTGACTCGGGCGGACATCGAGATCGACGTCGACATGGAGAGCTATCAGGAGCACGGCGCCTACCTGTGGGGGACGTTGCTCAATGTCGGTGGCTTCTCGATGTATCGAGGATTTGCGACGTGGGATCCGTTGCCGACACGTGACGAGGCGCGGTCGTTCGCAGAGTTCTGGGGCTGGCTGATGGCGGAACGTGCCGCGGCCGCCGCTTCGGGTAAAACCTTTGCCGCGTACTGCTATTCGCGTTCGGCCGAGGACAAGTGGTTGTTGGACTCGGCGCGCAGGTTTGCCGGTGAACCCGGGATTCCGAGTAAGGACGAGATCCGCGAGTTCATCGACAGTCCGCAGTGGGTCGACATCTATCAAGCGGTGAGTGATCAGTTCATCTGCCCGAACGGCAAGGGACTCAAGAAGATTGCTCCCGTCGCCGGCTTCAACTGGCGTGACGCCGAGGCCGGGGGTGAAGCGTCGATGGCGTGGTACCGCGAGGCGGTCGGCTACGACGGTGAGCCGGACGAGACGCAGCGGACTCGCATCCTGCAGTACAACGAGGACGACGTCATTGCCACCAAGGTCCTCCGTGAGTGGATGACGGACCGCGCGGAGAAGGAAATTCCGCTGGCTTCCGAGTTGTAG